The Xiphias gladius isolate SHS-SW01 ecotype Sanya breed wild chromosome 7, ASM1685928v1, whole genome shotgun sequence genome window below encodes:
- the lamtor1 gene encoding ragulator complex protein LAMTOR1, with protein MGCCYSSENETTEQDPDERKPLIPHPNPVSKPPNGTDWITTSVPSARTDEQALLTSILHKTAQNIIDVSAADSVMMEQHEYMDKARQYSTKLAVLSNSLPQKKALALPSLTSQPHQVLASDLVPYSDVQQVSKIAAYAYSAISQIKVDAKEELVVQFAIP; from the exons ATGGGTTGCTGTTACAGCAGCGAGAACGAGACCACAGAGCAG GACCCTGATGAACGTAAGCCACTGATCCCCCACCCGAACCCCGTCAGCAAACCCCCAAATGGGACTGACTGGATCACTACCAGTGTCCCCTCAGCACGGACAGATGAACAGGCCCTCCTTACATCCATACTCCACAAGACAGCACA GAACATCATTGATGTCTCAGCAGCTGACTCTGTCATGATGGAGCAGCATGAATACATGGACAAAGCTCGGCAATACAG tacaaagCTGGCTGTGTTGAGCAACAGTCTGCCCCAGAAGAAAGCCCTTGCTCTCCCCTCCCTCACCAGCCAGCCCCACCAAGTGCTAGCGAGTGACCTGGTACCATACTCAGATGTCCAGCAG GTGTCCAAGATAGCAGCTTATGCTTACAGTGCAATCTCTCAAATCAAAGTGGATGCTAAAGAAGAATTGGTGGTTCAGTTTGCCATTCCCTGA
- the lrrc51 gene encoding leucine rich repeat containing 51, translating to MYGPPVDLSFKNIRYLEETHIEAPHSGLRLLKKNSEKKYLSRALRFSNNNIVGLQDLQKTVSHFLAEPLQLGWLDLSFNKITHIDHVLCELPELRVLYLHANSISVLSEVDKLGALPHLHTITLYGNEIEAKKAYRNRVISALPRLKKMDFSAVTKQERVMANIWHHSNNPSRSSRDTIQ from the exons ATGTACGGACCTCCAGTggatttatcttttaaaaacatcCGCTATTTGGAAG AAACACATATAGAAGCACCCCACAGTGGCCTGCggcttttaaagaaaaattcagaGAAGAAATACCTAAGCCGCGCCCTGCGTTTCAGTAATAACAACATTGTTGGCCTTCAAGACCTCCAGAAGACTGTTAGCCATTTCCTGGCTGAGCCATTACAGCTAGGCTGGCTGGACCTTTCATTCAACAAAATCACGCATATAGACCAT GTTTTGTGTGAGCTGCCTGAGCTGCGTGTGCTGTATCTTCATGCTAACAGCATTTCTGTTCTGTCAGAGGTGGACAAACTAGGAGCGCTGCCACATTTACACACCATTACTCTATATGGAAATGAAATAGAAGCCAAGAAAGCTTACAG GAATCGTGTCATTTCTGCTCTGCCACGATTAAAGAAAATGGACTTCAGTGCTGTGACAAAACAGGAGCGAGTCATGGCAAATATCTGGCATCACAGCAACAACCccagcagaagcagcagggACACCATCCAGTGA